Proteins encoded together in one Lathyrus oleraceus cultivar Zhongwan6 chromosome 5, CAAS_Psat_ZW6_1.0, whole genome shotgun sequence window:
- the LOC127080440 gene encoding uncharacterized protein LOC127080440, whose product MGKNTPPPERLLGDYGMANASSGRLIIVNQLVNMPNFQLHPNTINQLERRPFSGKINEDANKHLQRYLTMSTTLKIDGHTEEAKKLRMFPFTLSEDAEEWFYSFPAGSITTWEQMETTFLHEYFPASGFFKKRYDIMNFKQKEGQSLGDSYKRFKSWWLIKHFNTISIKKIIEAITANEHLELYDKCSRKHERVIDLKLETNKIRIEDTIVVEVGKKLKAMNIGTQQVAQIQPAQNVSCEICGRPHSTVYCVTTTKRIEGVNFLRQNNPYSNTYNPWWKNHHNFSWKYQKGNIQQHGQGQYHNQFQQPQQQQAPKKADLEIDIENIATHIIQFKEETINNQRNTTSSIKNLEVQMGQIAQQLADSQTLGTLSSRTVINPRERNNVSVVVTRSGKSARCSENKQVEEDKLLEVDL is encoded by the exons ATGGGTAAAAATACACCACCACCAGAAAGACTATTAGGTGACTATGGGATGGCAAATGCATCGAGTGGTAGGCTAATAATTGTGAATCAACTGGTTAATATGCCTAACTTTCAGCTACATCCCAACACTATTAATCAACTTGAGAGGAGACCTTTTTCAGGAAAAATCAACGAAGATGCAAATAAACATTTACAAAGGTATCTGACTATGAGCACCACTCTAAAGATAGATGGGCACACTGAAGAAGCAAAAAAGTTGAGAATGTTTCCTTTTACCCTATCTGAAGATGCAGAAGAATGGTTTTACTCATTCCCTGCTGGGAGTATTACCACTTGGGAACAAATGGAAACAACTTTTCTGCATGAGTATTTTCCAGCTTCAGGTTTCTTCAAGAAAAGATACGACATCATGAACTTCAAACAAAAAGAGGGTCAATCACTTGGTGATTCATACAAGAGATTCAAGAG ctggtggctcatCAAACATTTTAACACCATAAGTATTAAAAAGATCATTGAGGCAATAACTGCAAATGAGCATTTGGAGTTGTATGATAAGTGTTCAAGAAAACATGAAAGGGTtattgatttgaagcttgaaacaaataaaataaGGATTGAAGACACAATTGTTGTAGAAGTTGGAAAAAAACTTAAAGCAATGAATATTGGTACACAACAGGTAGCTCAAATTCAGCCAGCCCAGAATgttagttgtgaaatttgtggCAGACCTCATTCAACTGTATACTGTGTTACAACTACAAAACGAATAGAGGGGGTAAATTTTTTGAGGCAGAACAACCCTTATTCTAACACGTATAATCCATggtggaaaaatcatcataaCTTCTCCTGGAAATATCAGAAAGGGAATATTCAACAACATGGTCAAGGTCAATACCATAATCAGtttcaacaaccacaacaacaacaagctccTAAGAAAGCAGATTTGGAAATAGACATTGAAAATATTGCAACTCACATTATTCAATTCAAAGAAGAGACCATAAATAATCAGAGAAACACCACATCTTctataaaaaatcttgaagttcaaatGGGACAAATAGCACAACAACTAGCCGATTCCCAAACACTAGGTACACTATCTAGTAGAACTGTGATAAATCCTAGAGAACGTAATAATGTGAGTGTTGTTGTGACCAGAAGTGGTAAGTCTGCTAGGTGTTCTGAGAATAAACAAGTGGAAGAAGACAAGTTGTTGGAAGTGGATTTATAA